The stretch of DNA TCCAGCAGCTTCCCCAACCGGGTGACCATCTTCCACGAGCGTGCGATGTAGCCGTCCAACAGGTCGGTCAAGATCGCAGCAATGAACACCCCCGCCATGATCTGGCTGCCGACCGGGTCGAGCAGCAGCGGCATGAAGAGCAGCAGCGGCACGACGCTGATACGAATCAGGGTGATGGTATTTGGAACATTGATAATCTGATCGCCGACCTCGGGATCGAGCTGCGGTCGCGGATTGCCGGCTTCGCCAAGCCCGCGCGGTTGCGTCATTTCAGAGATCTCGGACATCGTTTCCGTCGCCTGCCAGTTCATCTGGCACCGAAGATTGCGGTCACTGGACACCTCGAGTCAGCTGGACTCATCGGTGGAAGTCACCTCGGTAGCCGCGATAGTAAGCCAACACACGCTTTACGTAAGCCTTGGTTTCGGGATATGGCGGGATCCCTCGGTAGCGATCTACGGCCTTCGGGCCGGCGTTGTATGCAGCCAGGGCTCGGCTCAAATCTCCGTAGCGATCCAGCATTTCTCTCAGGTAGCGAGTGCCACCGCTCACGTTCTCGACGACGTGAAACGGGTCCTCGACCCCCAGTTGCTCTGCGGTCTTGGGCATGAGTTGCATCAACCCCTGGGCCCCCGCCC from Myxococcales bacterium encodes:
- a CDS encoding lytic transglycosylase domain-containing protein, with amino-acid sequence MAAQGAAANSAVYRFTDDRGVVHFTNAPSDSRYQLVKIRPKATGYSRKAPANVPRNHGYDSLIVREARAQRLDPALIKAVIAAESNFSPRAVSRAGAQGLMQLMPKTAEQLGVEDPFHVVENVSGGTRYLREMLDRYGDLSRALAAYNAGPKAVDRYRGIPPYPETKAYVKRVLAYYRGYRGDFHR